A window of the Pseudomonas furukawaii genome harbors these coding sequences:
- a CDS encoding methyltransferase — protein sequence MPIFATPFAHLDLVRQPEQRDDPLQAFDAADEYLLNHLHEQGVTPDARVLVLNDSFGALAASLAPQVRVTSSGDSHLGYLGLVRNLARNGLEAGQVAFVPASEPLVGPFDRVLIRVPKTLALLEEQLIRLQGQLAPGASVVAAGMVKHLPHAAGDLLTRYIGPMQPSLAVKKARLLIATPDARPAVTSPYPTRYQLDSPRLTLVNHANVFCREGLDIGTRAFLPHLPRSLAAVRAADLGCGNGILGIAYALANPQAEMTLVDESYMAVQSARENWRAALGDRPADIRAGDGLAEQPEDSLDLVLCNPPFHQQQVVGDFLAWRMFVQARNALVTGGELWIVGNRHLGYHAKLKRLFRGVEQVAATPKFVVLKASK from the coding sequence ATGCCTATATTCGCTACGCCTTTTGCCCATCTGGACCTGGTCCGACAGCCCGAACAGCGGGACGACCCGCTGCAGGCGTTCGACGCCGCCGACGAGTACCTGCTCAACCACCTCCACGAACAGGGCGTCACCCCGGACGCCCGCGTGCTGGTGCTCAACGACAGCTTCGGCGCCCTGGCCGCCAGCCTCGCGCCCCAGGTCCGGGTCACCAGCAGTGGCGACTCCCATCTGGGCTACCTCGGCCTCGTGCGCAACCTGGCGCGCAACGGCCTGGAGGCCGGCCAGGTGGCCTTCGTCCCCGCCAGCGAACCCCTTGTGGGCCCCTTCGACCGGGTGCTGATCCGCGTGCCCAAGACCCTGGCGCTGCTGGAAGAACAACTGATCCGCCTGCAGGGCCAACTGGCCCCCGGCGCCAGCGTGGTGGCCGCCGGCATGGTCAAGCACCTGCCCCACGCCGCCGGCGACCTGCTGACCAGGTACATCGGCCCGATGCAGCCCTCGCTGGCGGTGAAGAAGGCGCGCCTGCTGATCGCCACCCCGGACGCCCGACCGGCGGTCACCTCGCCCTACCCCACCCGCTACCAGCTGGATTCACCGCGCCTGACCCTGGTGAACCACGCCAACGTCTTCTGCCGCGAAGGCCTGGACATCGGCACCCGCGCCTTCCTCCCGCACCTGCCGCGCAGCCTCGCCGCCGTACGCGCCGCCGACCTCGGCTGCGGCAACGGCATCCTCGGCATCGCCTACGCCCTGGCCAACCCCCAGGCCGAGATGACCCTGGTGGACGAGTCCTACATGGCGGTGCAATCGGCGCGGGAGAACTGGCGCGCGGCCCTGGGTGACCGCCCGGCGGACATCCGCGCCGGCGACGGCCTGGCCGAGCAGCCGGAGGACTCCCTGGACCTGGTGCTGTGCAACCCGCCCTTCCACCAGCAGCAGGTGGTGGGCGACTTCCTCGCCTGGCGGATGTTCGTGCAGGCGCGCAACGCGCTGGTGACCGGCGGCGAGCTGTGGATAGTCGGCAACCGCCACCTGGGCTACCACGCCAAGCTCAAGCGGCTGTTCCGGGGCGTCGAGCAGGTGGCGGCGACGCCGAAGTTCGTGGTGCTCAAGGCCAGCAAATGA